A single Metarhizium brunneum chromosome 5, complete sequence DNA region contains:
- the SR1B gene encoding Spherulin-1B has protein sequence MHLTALSSLILLAGVTTAAPSKRAGDSGADINAVIPPVVKVNTRADNVDLIAKLMTAPTQADRLKLLDQPGDFVFDFNVDDTVAGSEAKGKGGATVAATSKTFPALVGNGAAMTVGFLGPCGMNTPHVHNRATELNFVAQGRLVTNFVEENGATPVSNTLTKFQMAVFPQGAIHVEFNPDCTDTVFVAGFNNADPGVQTIAQNFFSLRPDIVSSTLGGVQSLNGADIESFRGTIPANVALGIDTCLNKIDPAIRLRRAIHVGDSLLAIRILKSHPPLLHNPDSSLPGLSNSNLHLAASLGHKDICEALLKAGHEDPCPALNDNHQTALMLAASAGHSEVVHLLCEYDRSCILRRDVRGRDAIMEASMGGHDTALQILLTYVPGGPREAVQRADLEGNTALHFASSNGNLLGLRTLLAAGADVERRNIWNWTPAAYSATVQSEVYLKGLVTEVERRQQLKKEIEATRHKKAGAVRVVTADSDDD, from the exons ATGCATCTGACTGCCCTCTCTTCTCTCATCCTCTTGGCTGGTGTCACCACCGCTGCTCCCTCCAAGCGAGCAGGAGATTCTGGTGCCGACATCAATGCCGTCATCCCTCCCGTCGTCAAGGTCAACACTCGCGCCGACAACGTCGACCTTATCGCCAAGCTCATGACTGCCCCAACGCAGGCTGACCGGCTCAAGCTCCTGGACCAGCCCGGCGATTTTGTCTTCGACTTCAACGTTGACGACACGGTAGCTGGCTCTGAAGCCAAGGGCAAAGGCGGCGCCACCGTCGCTGCCACATCCAAGACGTTCCCTGCCCTCGTTGGAAACGGTGCCGCCATGACTGTTGGTTTCCTCGGGCCCTGCGGCATGAACACTCCACACGTTCACAATCGCGCCACTGAGCTCAACTTTGTTGCTCAGGGCCGCCTCGTCACCAATTTCGTCGAGGAAAACGGCGCCACGCCCGTCTCAAACACATTGACCAAGTTCCAGATGGCTGTGTTTCCTCAGGGTGCTATCCATGTTGAGTTCAACCCCGACTGCACGGATACCGTGTTTGTTGCTGGATTCAACAACGCCGATCCTGGTGTTCAGACTATTGCCCAGAATTTTTTCAGTCTGCGGCCTGACATTGTGAGCTCGACACTCGGTGGTGTGCAGTCGTTGAATGGTGCAGACATTGAGTCTTTCCGGGGCACGATTCCTGCTAATGTTGCCTTGGGGATTGACACGTGTCTGAACAA GATCGACCCGGCCATTCGTCTGCGACGGGCCATTCACGTAGGAGACAGCCTCCTTGCCATACGAATCCTCAAGTCTCATCCACCTCTCCTCCACAACCCCGATTCATCGCTACCCGGGCTATCCAACTCGAACCTACATCTAGCAGCATCTCTCGGCCACAAGGACATATGTGAGGCTCTATTGAAAGCCGGCCACGAGGAcccctgccctgccctgaACGACAATCATCAAACAGCTTTGATGCTGGCTGCCTCCGCTGGACACTCGGAAGTTGTGCATTTACTTTGCGAATATGACAGAAGCTGCATCTTGCGACGAGATGTCAGAGGCCGTGACGCCATTATGGAGGCCAGCATGGGCGGCCATGATACTGCGCTCCAGATTCTTTTGACTTATGTGCCGGGCGGTCCACGTGAAGCGGTCCAGCGGGCCGATTTGGAAGGCAATACAGCTTTACATTTTGCGAGCAGCAATGGGAATTTACTCGGACTGCGAACTCTCCTCGCAGCCGGAGCCGACGTAGAAAGACGAAACATTTGGAACTGGACTCCTGCTGCATACAGCGCCACCGTGCAATCCGAGGTATATCTCAAAGGACTGGTGACTGAGGTCGAGAGACGGCAGCAGTTGAAGAAAGAAATCGAAGCTACCAGGCACAAGAAAGCCGGGGCAGTACGCGTCGTCACTGCGGATAGCGACGATGATTAA
- the sed1_2 gene encoding Tripeptidyl-peptidase sed1, producing MKISLILLNGLFAGAIAVPTGSNTIHEKRDVSSGRWTKREAADANTKVPVRIALKQKNLDKGMDYLLAVSDPSSAKYGQHYSKDQVVELFAPDESSISAVRSWLIKSGVSADKITFPQSKGWVDFQSTVGQLESILKTKYHMYDHIQARNAHIGTDEYSLPNEISDLVDFITPAVVMSQTSKPSNKVKRNDGRIIRPHKPLSAEVAKLLAAHPDSTDNCAKYITPACIKSQYNITDGTLHDASNRMGIFEISEDAFSQEDLDSFYAKYATNIPKGTGPKVDLIDGAVAPVSPESAGGESDLDLEIAIPLIYPQGTELYEAATKNDDIFNTFLDAVDGSYCKDPGDDPTVDGNTPNEMCGTFKAANVISFSYGTAEADYPTKYLQRQCDEFMKLGLQGTSIVLSSGDDGVARRSGSCLGPKGDIFTPSQQASCPYVTSVGSTVLLAGGEEIATETFSSGGGFSNIWSTPDYQKDAVSSYFSKHGPGYKSYTTANGTIPTTGGIYNRAGRGYPDVAALGDNGVVVVNGEPSTSGGTSMSAPLVGAILTRINEERIKAGKKPVGFANPALYKNPAMFTDVVRGDQSKGGPNGDGQPSACGNKGFSAVEGWDPVTGLGTPKYPAMLEYFLKL from the exons ATGAAGATCAGCCTCATTCTTCTCAACGGCCTTTTTGCCGGAGCCATCGCCGTCCCAACCGGTTCAAACACTATCCACGAAAAGCGCGATGTGTCCAGTGGTCGATGGACTAAGCGTGAAgctgccgatgccaacacCAAGGTCCCCGTGAGAATTGCTCTGAAGCAGAAGAACCTGGACAAGGGCATGGACTACCTCCTTGCCGT CTCTGATCCCTCCTCTGCCAAGTATGGCCAGCATTATTCCAAGGACCAGGTCGTTGAGCTCTTCGCCCCTGATGAGAGTTCCATCAGCGCTGTCAGGAGCTGGCTgatcaagtctggtgtctctGCCGACAAGATTACATTCCCCCAGAGCAAGGGCTGGGTCGACTTTCAGTCCACAGTCGGACAGCTCGAGTCAATTCTCAAGACCAAGTACCACATGTATGACCACATCCAGGCTCGAAACGCCCACATAGGCACGGATGAGTACTCGCTCCCCAACGAAATCTCAGACCTCGTAGACTTTATTACtcccgccgtcgtcatgtcACAGACAAGCAAGCCCTCAAACAAGGTCAAGCGAAATGATGGCCGCATCATCAGACCTCACAAGCCGCTGTCGGCTGAAGTTGCCAAATTGCTGGCAGCGCATCCTG ACTCTACCGATAACTGCGCCAAGTACATCACACCCGCGTGCATCAAGTCTCAATACAACATCACCGACGGCACATTGCACGATGCCTCAAACCGCATGGGTATCTTCGAGATATCCGAAGACGCCTTCTCCCAGGAAGACTTGGACTCGTTCTACGCCAAGTATGCCACAAACATTCCAAAAGGCACCGGACCCAAGGTCGACCTGATTGACGGCGCCGTGGCTCCCGTCAGCCCGGAAAGTGCTGGCGGCGAGTCTGATCTGGACCTTGAAATCGCCATTCCCCTTATTTACCCCCAGGGAACGGAGCTGTACGAAGCTGCTACCAAGAACGACGACATTTTCAACACCTTCCTTGATGCCGTGGACGGCAGCTACTGCAAGGACCCCGGCGACGACCCTACTGTTGACGGAAACACGCCGAATGAAATGTGCGGCACTTTCAAAGCCGCCAACGTCATCTCGTTCTCCTACGGcaccgccgaggccgactATCCGACGAAATACCTTCAG CGCCAATGCGACGAGTTCATGAAGCTCGGTCTCCAGGGCACCTCGATTGTCTTGTCgagcggcgacgacggagtTGCCCGACGATCAGGGTCCTGCCTCGGTCCCAAGGGGGACATCTTCACCCCCAGCCAGCAAGCCAGCTGCCCCTACGTGACCTCGGTCGGGTCTACCGTCCTCCTTGCCGGCGGGGAGGAGATTGCTACCGAGACCTTCTCCTCGGGTGGCGGCTTCAGCAACATCTGGTCCACCCCCGACTACCAGAAGGATGCCGTCTCTAG CTACTTCTCCAAGCACGGCCCGGGCTACAAGTCTTACACGACCGCCAACGGCACCATCCCGACCACGGGCGGCATCTACAACCGTGCCGGGCGCGGGTATCCCGATGTCGCGGCCCTCGGCGACAATGGTGTCGTCGTGGTCAACGGCGAGCCGAGCACCTCGGGGGGCACGTCGATGAGCGCCCCCCTAGTcggcgccatcttgacgCGCATCAACGAGGAGCgcatcaaggccggcaagaagcccgTGGGCTTTGCGAATCCGGCCCTGTACAAGAACCCGGCCATGTTCACCGATGTCGTCAGGGGCGACCAGTCCAAGGGCGGGCccaacggcgacggccagccCAGCGCCTGCGGCAACAAAGGGTTTTCTGCTGTTGAGGGCTGGGACCCCGTCACCGGGCTGGGAACACCCAAATACCCGGCTATGCTGGAGTATTTTCTGAAATTGTAA
- the csn_2 gene encoding Endo-chitosanase has protein sequence MRYAVSAAVALPALASAYQLPPKLRAIYDAHKNGSCSSPLSSPMTNGTVYCGDLANAIFLKSSDGYDDMDIDCDGANNSTGDCANDPTGQGQTAFMDEVSQFGIPDLDTHIHPYVVFGNVDGSPTFVPQDRGMRPLSVMAVVCDNQLFYGVWGDINGGNLTGEASISLGKLCFPKEGLSGNKGHDTKDTLYIGFPGDKAVIGKDGANWRANSTLSFMDSIKTLGDELVAGLPGSDKRIRCGFTEEQ, from the exons ATGCGCTACGCCGTCTCAGCCGCTGTCGCCCTCCCCGCCTTGGCTTCGGCCTACCAACTCCCTCCCAAGCTGAGAGCCATCTATGATGCCCACAAG AACGGCAGCTGCTCCTCGCCGCTGTCGAGTCCCATGACCAACGGCACCGTCTACTGCGGCGACCTGGCcaacgccatcttcctcaagAGCAGCGATGGATacgacgacatggacattgacTGCGACGGGGCGAATAACTCTACTGGCGACTGTGCCAACGACCCCACTGGCCAGGGGCAGACGGCTTTCATGGATGAGGTTTCGCAGTTTGGCATCCCGGACTTGGATACCCATATCCATCCCTACGTGGTGTTTGGCAACGTCGACGGCTCGCCGACTTTTGTCCCGCAAGACCGCGGCATGCGGCCGCTCAGCGTCATGGCTGTTGTCTGCGACAATCAGCTG TTCTACGGTGTCTGGGGCGACATCAACGGAGGAAACTTGACGGGCGAGGCGTCCATTTCCCTAGGCAAGTTGTGCTTCCCCAAGGAAGGCCTCAGTGGCAACAAGGGCCACGATACCAAGGATACATTATATATTGGGTTCCCCGGGGACAAGGCGGTCATTGGCAAGGACGGTGCCAACTGGCGGGCGAACAGCACCCTGAGCTTCATGGATAGCATCAAGACTTTGGGGGATGAGCTTGTCGCAGGGTTGCCAGGTTCAGATAAACGTATCCGATGCGGCTTCACAGAAGAGCAGTAG